The Vidua chalybeata isolate OUT-0048 chromosome 21, bVidCha1 merged haplotype, whole genome shotgun sequence genome contains a region encoding:
- the LOC128798676 gene encoding uncharacterized protein LOC128798676 isoform X2, whose amino-acid sequence MEIATNTGEILSGPDDGDPSVVEEEEEGPGAAPVEEIKEVVPFEPLQEDAAVDRTQEQDPARGLFRRTAQATVVMWKILQVPCVPQMVTVYFPHLLVHLLFQVFFSTLDMPEEVDTFWKGCQQQYSLATSPNRFAVRTLKSLLCQMQHEAVVLAMERKRGWDTLLCADTHHYAVGLLAREISRVSIPLCSHIARYLLRLLSTQEPRWELPALAFLVEVLECLNLSGGGANRVLQILSRHLRSKCRDRHRLALKALLKLNDNPSMDNSQVQLLSILLFQTLVSLPLEKDKKALKTHVRQSLLPLFFHCHDEDGRVAQASQETLLCVAQFLKRRDLEKVVKNKKLWKFTECLLADHSSRAAEHLRQAMPYLESPQEPLREAAIRFLGMAGRQLRGKKEELQLICEALEGMANDISVAVGSLAIQTLYVLQAVERAGYSILDSLHDQLRRAWRTRPRLLGLGWLRCWSSAES is encoded by the exons ATGGaaatagctaccaacacaggcgagatcctcagtggtccggacgatggggatccgtctgtcgtggaggaggaggaagaaggccctggagctgccccagtaGAGGAGATCAAAGAGGTGGTGCCATTTGAGCCACTGCAGGAgg atgcagccGTGGACCGCACACAAGAGCAGGACCCCGCCCGTGGCCTCTTCCGCAGAACAGCACAG GCAACTGTGGTGATGTGGAAGATCCTCCAGgtgccctgtgtcccacagaTGGTGACGGTGTATTTCCCCCACCTACTTGTGCATCTGCTCTTCCAAGTGTTCTTCAGCACTCTGGATATGCCAGAGGAGGTCGATACCTTCTGGAAGGGATGCCAGCAGCAATACAGccttgccaccagccccaacag GTTTGCAGTGCGGACCCTgaagtccctgctctgccaaatGCAGCACGAGGCTGTGGTGCTGGCAATGGAACGCAAGCGTGGCTGGGACACgctgctgtgtgctgacacCCACCACTATGCCgtgggtctgctggccag ggagATATCCCGTGTCTCCATCCCCTTGTGCTCCCACATCGCTCGCTACCTGCTCCGGCTGCTCAGCACACAGGAGCCACGCTGGGAGCTGCCCGCCCTGGCGTTCCTTGTGGAG gtcctcGAGTGCCTGAACTTGAGTGGAGGCGGTGCTAACAGAGTCCTGCAAATCTTGTCAAGGCACCTGCGGAGCAAGTGCAGGGACAGGCATCGCCTGGCGCTCAAGGCCCTTCTCAAGCTCAATGACAATCCCTCGATG GACAATAGCCaggtgcagctgctctccataCTGCTCTTCCAAACATTGGTGTCTCTTCCactggaaaaggacaaaaaggccCTGAAGACACACGTGCGCCAGAGCCTTCTGCCACTCTTCTTCCACTGCCATGATGAGGATGGGcgtgtggcacag gcttctcagGAAACGCTGCTTTGTGTGGCTCAGTTCCTGAAGAGGAGGGATCTGGAAAAAGTGGTGAAGAACAAGAAGCTGTGGAAGTTCACTGAGTGCCTG ctggcagaccacagcagcagagcggccgagcacctgcGCCAGGCCATGCCCTACCTGGAGAGCCCACAGGAGCCCCTGCGAGAGGCGGCCATCAGGTTCCTGG GGATGGCCGGGCGGCAGctgagggggaagaaggaagagctcCAGCTCATCTGTGAGG CCCTTGAAGGCATGGCAAATGACATCAGCGTCGCCGTTGGAAGCCTGGCAATTCAAACGTTGTACGTCCTCCAGGCAGTAGAGAGAGCTGGATATTCCATCTTGGACAGCCTGCATGATCAGCTCCGCAGGGCATGGAGGACACGGCCTCGTCTGTTGGGGCTCGGCTGGCTGcgctgctggagctctgcagagagctga
- the LOC128798676 gene encoding uncharacterized protein LOC128798676 isoform X1, which produces MVRYIHQWLMDNQFAEHRLNRALLDLTEEQPADVVMTLLCVAPSCDRAAFTMWKSIMCSPRTAEPVQLILLDVLGSWPEHSTFTSDGGKTGAFVLAATVVMWKILQVPCVPQMVTVYFPHLLVHLLFQVFFSTLDMPEEVDTFWKGCQQQYSLATSPNRFAVRTLKSLLCQMQHEAVVLAMERKRGWDTLLCADTHHYAVGLLAREISRVSIPLCSHIARYLLRLLSTQEPRWELPALAFLVEVLECLNLSGGGANRVLQILSRHLRSKCRDRHRLALKALLKLNDNPSMDNSQVQLLSILLFQTLVSLPLEKDKKALKTHVRQSLLPLFFHCHDEDGRVAQASQETLLCVAQFLKRRDLEKVVKNKKLWKFTECLLADHSSRAAEHLRQAMPYLESPQEPLREAAIRFLGMAGRQLRGKKEELQLICEALEGMANDISVAVGSLAIQTLYVLQAVERAGYSILDSLHDQLRRAWRTRPRLLGLGWLRCWSSAES; this is translated from the exons ATGGTGAGGTACATCCACCAGTGGCTCATGGACAATCAGtttgctgagcacaggctgaACAGGGCCCTGCTGGATCTCACCGAAGAACAGCCTGCTGATGTAGTAATGACACTCCTGTGTGTGGCCCCATCCTGTGACAG agctgctttcaccaTGTGGAAGAGCATCATGTGCTCGCCCAGGACTGCCGAGCCAGTGCAGCTGATACTCCTCGATGTGCTGGGGAGTTGGCCAGAGCACAGCACGTTCACCTCTGATGGGGGCAAAACGGGTGCCTTCGtcctggct GCAACTGTGGTGATGTGGAAGATCCTCCAGgtgccctgtgtcccacagaTGGTGACGGTGTATTTCCCCCACCTACTTGTGCATCTGCTCTTCCAAGTGTTCTTCAGCACTCTGGATATGCCAGAGGAGGTCGATACCTTCTGGAAGGGATGCCAGCAGCAATACAGccttgccaccagccccaacag GTTTGCAGTGCGGACCCTgaagtccctgctctgccaaatGCAGCACGAGGCTGTGGTGCTGGCAATGGAACGCAAGCGTGGCTGGGACACgctgctgtgtgctgacacCCACCACTATGCCgtgggtctgctggccag ggagATATCCCGTGTCTCCATCCCCTTGTGCTCCCACATCGCTCGCTACCTGCTCCGGCTGCTCAGCACACAGGAGCCACGCTGGGAGCTGCCCGCCCTGGCGTTCCTTGTGGAG gtcctcGAGTGCCTGAACTTGAGTGGAGGCGGTGCTAACAGAGTCCTGCAAATCTTGTCAAGGCACCTGCGGAGCAAGTGCAGGGACAGGCATCGCCTGGCGCTCAAGGCCCTTCTCAAGCTCAATGACAATCCCTCGATG GACAATAGCCaggtgcagctgctctccataCTGCTCTTCCAAACATTGGTGTCTCTTCCactggaaaaggacaaaaaggccCTGAAGACACACGTGCGCCAGAGCCTTCTGCCACTCTTCTTCCACTGCCATGATGAGGATGGGcgtgtggcacag gcttctcagGAAACGCTGCTTTGTGTGGCTCAGTTCCTGAAGAGGAGGGATCTGGAAAAAGTGGTGAAGAACAAGAAGCTGTGGAAGTTCACTGAGTGCCTG ctggcagaccacagcagcagagcggccgagcacctgcGCCAGGCCATGCCCTACCTGGAGAGCCCACAGGAGCCCCTGCGAGAGGCGGCCATCAGGTTCCTGG GGATGGCCGGGCGGCAGctgagggggaagaaggaagagctcCAGCTCATCTGTGAGG CCCTTGAAGGCATGGCAAATGACATCAGCGTCGCCGTTGGAAGCCTGGCAATTCAAACGTTGTACGTCCTCCAGGCAGTAGAGAGAGCTGGATATTCCATCTTGGACAGCCTGCATGATCAGCTCCGCAGGGCATGGAGGACACGGCCTCGTCTGTTGGGGCTCGGCTGGCTGcgctgctggagctctgcagagagctga